In Geminicoccaceae bacterium, a single window of DNA contains:
- a CDS encoding metalloregulator ArsR/SmtB family transcription factor, with amino-acid sequence MPDTPFSLDQLLAGLRAAGEESRLRLLAICAQGEWTVSELCQVMGQSQPRISRHLKLLAEAGLLERFREGSWVFYRRAQSGAGGRVARSLCRLLPEGDELLVQDRQRLAAIRATRREEAARYFSSRAESWDHDADLTIDVARVEAALGRIFSERRCDRLLDVGTGTGRVLQILAGQITTGLGIDSSHDMLRVARANLDRLEARNCQVRHGDMYALPVRDRSVNGVTLHQVLHFADDPFAALSEAARVLQPDGRLVVIDLARHDAEWLRSEKAHRRLGFSDDEMAAWFDELGIEMAPPIVIDGSKFTTCVWIGRLPDDAGRGSRDRHETNVLRILEENAA; translated from the coding sequence ATGCCCGATACGCCATTCAGCCTCGACCAGCTTCTCGCCGGCCTTCGTGCCGCGGGAGAGGAATCGCGGCTTCGGCTGCTGGCCATCTGCGCCCAGGGCGAATGGACGGTCAGCGAGCTCTGTCAGGTCATGGGCCAGTCCCAGCCGCGCATTTCCCGTCACCTGAAGCTGCTGGCGGAGGCGGGGCTGCTGGAGCGCTTTCGCGAGGGAAGCTGGGTGTTCTATCGCCGGGCGCAGTCGGGTGCCGGCGGCCGGGTTGCGCGCAGCCTGTGCCGTCTTCTCCCCGAGGGCGACGAACTGCTGGTGCAGGACCGGCAAAGGCTGGCCGCCATCCGCGCCACCCGCCGCGAGGAGGCCGCGCGCTATTTCAGTTCGCGTGCCGAAAGCTGGGATCATGACGCCGACCTGACCATCGACGTCGCACGCGTCGAGGCTGCCCTGGGACGCATCTTTTCCGAACGGCGCTGCGACCGCCTGCTCGACGTCGGCACCGGCACCGGCCGCGTGCTGCAGATCCTCGCGGGGCAGATCACTACCGGCCTGGGGATCGATTCCAGCCACGACATGCTGCGGGTGGCCCGGGCCAATCTGGACCGCCTGGAAGCCCGCAACTGCCAGGTCCGCCATGGCGACATGTACGCCCTGCCCGTGCGGGATCGGAGCGTCAATGGCGTGACACTGCATCAGGTCCTGCACTTCGCCGACGATCCGTTCGCAGCCCTGAGCGAGGCCGCACGTGTCCTGCAACCCGATGGCCGCCTCGTGGTGATCGACCTCGCCCGCCATGATGCCGAGTGGCTGCGCAGCGAAAAGGCGCACCGCCGGCTGGGCTTCAGCGATGACGAGATGGCGGCATGGTTCGATGAGCTCGGCATCGAGATGGCCCCACCAATCGTTATCGACGGGTCGAAATTCACCACTTGCGTCTGGATCGGACGGCTGCCGGATGATGCCGGCCGTGGCAGCCGGGACCGCCACGAGACCAATGTTTTGC